In Fusarium oxysporum Fo47 chromosome IX, complete sequence, the following proteins share a genomic window:
- a CDS encoding WD40-repeat-containing domain protein, whose product MAPTSASITALAPLKPDLHERAWASVPHPTLPLIATAHGKAVTVFSLSTASAHSVLTGGHTRSVRSIAWKPHLRPGNLCLVTGSFDSTAGIWRWEGQEQNEGGLEVEVTAQSVRRRNNDDSDDDGDATSKEWEFTLVLEGHDSEIKSCAFSPSGSYLATCSRDKSVWIWEDIGASEEDDEWETIAVLNEHEGDVKAVAWCPDVPGRNARRSYSADVLASASYDNTVRIWREDGDAEWVCVAVLEGHEGTVWGLQWEPRPREGDRFPRLLTFSADNTIRVWALKQDDEAEENSTGGGAGALGGIPNTMRRSLREEWTCTSVLPKVHTRDIYSVTWSAQTGLVASTGSDGIVALYAENSEQHVTTTDSQDQTMGNTEESKQQQTSWRLLTSQPGAHGPFEVNHISWCRRYDAASERRGEEEMLVTTGDDGIVRPWQVEMDAPR is encoded by the coding sequence ATGGCGCCGACTTCGGCCTCCATCACTGCCCTCGCGCCCCTCAAACCTGACCTTCACGAACGTGCCTGGGCCTCGGTTCCTCACCCGACTCTTCCTCTAATCGCAACCGCTCACGGAAAGGCCGTCACTGTGTTCTCTCTCTCGACTGCTTCGGCCCACAGCGTCCTTACCGGAGGCCACACCCGCTCCGTCCGCTCCATCGCATGGAAGCCCCATCTGCGCCCCGGCAACCTATGTCTCGTCACTGGCAGTTTTGACTCTACAGCTGGAATATGGCGCTGGGAGGGCCAAGAACAGAACGAGGGAGGCCTGGAGGTTGAGGTCACGGCGCAGAGCGTGCGGAGGAGAAATAATGATGATAgcgacgatgatggcgatgctACCAGCAAGGAGTGGGAGTTTACGCTTGTGCTCGAGGGTCACGACTCGGAGATCAAGTCTTGCGCCTTCAGCCCCTCGGGTTCTTATCTAGCTACGTGCTCGCGCGACAAGTCAGTCTGGATATGGGAGGATATCGGCGCATCtgaggaagacgacgagTGGGAGACTATCGCTGTGCTTAACGAACACGAGGGCgatgtcaaggctgttgCTTGGTGTCCCGACGTCCCTGGCCGCAACGCTCGACGCAGCTACTCAGCCGACGTGCTCGCCAGCGCAAGTTACGACAATACAGTGCGCATCTGGcgagaagatggtgatgCAGAATGGGTTTGTGTTGCTGTTCTTGAGGGTCACGAGGGCACTGTCTGGGGGCTTCAATGGGAGCCACGACCCCGGGAGGGAGATCGCTTCCCGCGACTCTTGACATTTTCTGCCGATAACACTATCAGGGTATGGGCGTTGAAGCAGGACGATGAGGCGGAGGAGAATAGTACGGGAGGTGGTGCCGGTGCTCTTGGTGGTATCCCCAATACGATGCGGAGATCTCTACGAGAAGAATGGACATGCACATCTGTCCTACCTAAGGTGCATACCCGCGATATCTACTCTGTGACATGGAGTGCACAGACAGGACTCGTAGCGAGTACTGGCAGCGATGGGATCGTTGCGCTATACGCCGAGAACTCGGAGCAACATGTCACGACAACCGACAGCCAAGACCAAACCATGGGTAACACCGAGGAGAGCAAGCAACAGCAGACGAGTTGGAGACTCCTAACTTCGCAACCCGGAGCTCATGGACCCTTCGAGGTTAATCATATTAGCTGGTGCCGGAGATACGATGCCGCCTCGGAGCGGCGCGGGGAAGAGGAGATGCTAGTTACAACGGGCGATGACGGGATCGTACGGCCGTGGCAGGTTGAGATGGACGCGCCAAGGTAG
- a CDS encoding major facilitator superfamily domain-containing protein, translated as MNSKSCQIEQTQQQNHDELEEKLGSVEAVQQPETNDSGESIDELEHWNSPRINSYRYYATNFSFLIMGMNDASPGALLPYIETYYGINYTTVSTLFLVPVAGYVVAALTNNWIHYTLGQRGVAVLGPLCRLIAYIPVALHPPFPALPCVMLFTGFGNGIQDSGYNAWIGNMHRANELLGFLHGAYGLGGTIGPLIASAMVTEGKLNWYTFYYIMTGLAAVELVVGTAAFRDATGQVYRQRVRYDEAKDRATTRMALKKPITWIVAVFLLGYVATEVSLGGWIVTFMLRVRHAKPFLAGLTVTLFWLGLTLGRVVLGFVTERTGEKTAIMVYLMLSIGLELLYWLVPNFVASVIFVMLLGFFLGPLFPAAMVAATKLLPADYHVSAIGFAAAVGGGGAAVGPFAVGAIAQKTGVQVLQPIIVGLLGAITLIWLLLPGGFRKGGLERAREQNLRPGGDVKEAWLWFKSKVV; from the exons ATGAACTCGAAATCTTGCCAGATAGAGCAAACTCAACAACAGAATCATGACGAGTTAGAAGAGAAGTTGGGCTCTGTGGAGGCCGTGCAGCAGCCCGAAACGAACGACAGCGGAGAGTCGATCGATGAACTTGAGCATTGGAACAGCCCTCGAATAAACTCGTATCGTTACTATGCCACCAATTTCTCATTTCTCATTATGGGTATGAATGATGCATCTCCAGGG GCTCTACTGCCATAC ATTGAAACATATTATGGCATCAACTACACCACCGTCTCCACTCTCTTTCTTGTACCTGTAGCTGGTTATGTAGTCGCTGCACTCACCAATAACTGGATACACTACACCCTAGGCCAACGAGGCGTTGCAGTTCTTGGGCCTCTCTGTCGTCTCATCGCCTACATTCCCGTGGCACTTCACCCTCCATTTCCAGCGCTACCCTGCGTAATGCTGTTTACTGGTTTCGGTAACGGTATCCAAGATAGTGGCTACAATGCCTGGATCGGTAACATGCACAGAGCCAACGAGCTCTTGGGTTTCCTCCACGGCGCCTATGGCCTCGGTGGCACCATTGGCCCTCTGATTGCGTCTGCCATGGTAACTGAGGGGAAATTGAACTGGTACACCTTCTACTACATCATGACAGGACTTGCTGCGGTTGAACTTGTTGTTGGAACAGCCGCATTCCGGGATGCAACCGGCCAAGTGTATCGACAGCGAGTTCGCTACGACGAAGCTAAAGACCGTGCAACAACACGCATGGCACTCAAGAAACCCATCACCTGGATAGTTGCCGTCTTTCTCCTGGGATACGTCGCGACTGAGGTCAGCTTGGGGGGTTGGATTGTCACTTTCATGCTTCGAGTACGACATGCCAAACCTTTCCTTGCTGGCTTGACAGTTACGCTGTTCTGGCTCGGGCTGACATTGGGTCGAGTTGTTTTGGGCTTCGTCACAGAGAGGACTGGTGAGAAGACGGCCATCATGGTCTATCTCATGCTCTCCATAGGGTTGGAACTGCTGTACTGGCTTGTCCCCAACTTCGTCGCCTctgtcatcttcgtcatGCTTCTTGGATTCTTCCTGGGGCCTCTGTTCCCTGCTGCCATGGTTGCTGCAACCAAGTTACTCCCAGCTGATTATCACGTCAGTGCCATTGGGTTCGCGGCTGCGGTCGGAGGAGGTGGTGCAGCTGTGGGACCATTCGCGGTTGGTGCAATTGCGCAAAAGACCGGAGTTCAGGTTCTACAGCCTATAATAGTCGGACTCCTTGGTGCTATCACTCTGATATGGCTTCTCCTCCCAGGAGGGTTCAGAAAGGGAGGTCTCGAGAGAGCAAGGGAGCAGAATCTGAGGCCTGGAGGTGATGTGAAGGAGGCTTGGTTATGGTTTAAGTCGAAGGTGGTTTAG